TTATTGTGTCTATGTATTTCTTTGATAATAAACAGCACAAGACGCCGCATGTTCATGTCAAATACCAAGATCAGGAAGGAGTTTTTTCAATTCCGGATGGCGAGCTAATTGCCGGAGAACTTAAGACAAATAAGAAGAGCCTAGTTCAAGCATGGATAGAAATTCATAAA
The genomic region above belongs to Patescibacteria group bacterium and contains:
- a CDS encoding DUF4160 domain-containing protein, with protein sequence MAIISMFYGIIVSMYFFDNKQHKTPHVHVKYQDQEGVFSIPDGELIAGELKTNKKSLVQAWIEIHKDELMADWELAVNGQEIFKIDPLK